In Priestia megaterium NBRC 15308 = ATCC 14581, the following proteins share a genomic window:
- a CDS encoding response regulator transcription factor, with amino-acid sequence MFKLLLIEDDVTLFNELKERLEQWSYDVYGIRDFSNVMQEFSEVKPDLVIMDIQLPKYDGFHWCRMIRSHSKIPIIFLSSRDHPSDMVMSMQFGADDFVQKPFHFDVLVAKIQALLRRVYNYSVEQVNLLSWQGATIDYEKNKISTESTAIDLTKNEIFILKCLIQKKNTIVSRDELINSLWEDKRFISDNTLTVNVNRLRKKLDEIGLGTFIETKVGQGYVAIEEERYD; translated from the coding sequence TTGTTTAAACTTCTTTTAATTGAAGACGATGTAACGCTGTTTAACGAACTGAAAGAACGGTTGGAGCAATGGTCTTATGATGTTTACGGCATCCGTGATTTCAGTAACGTTATGCAGGAGTTTAGCGAGGTAAAACCTGATTTAGTTATTATGGATATTCAGCTGCCGAAATATGACGGATTTCACTGGTGCAGAATGATTCGTTCTCATTCAAAAATCCCTATTATTTTTCTATCTTCACGTGATCATCCTTCTGATATGGTAATGTCTATGCAGTTTGGAGCAGACGACTTTGTGCAAAAGCCGTTTCATTTTGATGTGCTTGTAGCAAAAATACAGGCCCTTCTCCGCCGCGTGTATAATTACAGCGTTGAACAAGTAAACCTTCTTTCATGGCAAGGAGCTACGATTGATTATGAAAAAAACAAAATATCAACCGAATCTACAGCTATTGATTTAACCAAAAATGAAATCTTTATTTTAAAATGCCTAATACAAAAAAAGAATACGATTGTAAGTCGAGATGAACTGATTAATAGTTTGTGGGAAGATAAACGGTTTATCAGTGATAATACGCTGACGGTAAACGTCAATCGCCTGCGAAAAAAATTAGATGAAATTGGACTGGGAACTTTTATTGAAACAAAAGTCGGCCAAGGCTACGTAGCGATTGAAGAGGAACGCTATGATTAA
- a CDS encoding LLM class flavin-dependent oxidoreductase, whose protein sequence is MSEKRKLKLGANIKGLGNTTDGWRHPDAEPDASINIEFYKKQARILEKGLFSFVFIADGLAISEKSIPHFLNRFEPITLLSALAASTSHIGLVGTISTSFSEPFTIARQLMSLDHISGGRAGWNVVTSPQEGAARNHSRGYLPHHSERYEIAKEHLDAVKGLWDSWEDDAFIYQKETGQFFDPKKMHTLGFKGKHFQVQGPLNIARSKQGHPVVFQAGSSERGREFGAENADAIYTNAHTLEEARAFYQDMKNRAKNHGRNPEELLIFPSIDLIIGDSEEDVERRYRELAALIPIDHAITYLSRFFDDYDFHQFDVDAPFPELGDIGANAFQSTTNKIKQAAAARKLTLRQVALETILPRSPFSGTPEHVADEMQKWHEQEAADGFVLRPFMSETFHQFVEKVVPILQEHGLYDTSYESDTLRGNLNLSVPANRYSQTKGEFVYDSQINQ, encoded by the coding sequence TTGAGTGAAAAAAGAAAGCTAAAGCTAGGAGCAAATATTAAAGGCCTTGGAAATACGACGGATGGATGGAGACATCCGGACGCAGAGCCTGATGCGAGCATTAATATTGAGTTTTATAAGAAACAAGCGCGTATATTGGAAAAAGGACTGTTCAGCTTTGTCTTTATTGCAGATGGATTAGCCATATCTGAAAAGTCTATTCCTCACTTTTTAAATCGTTTTGAGCCAATTACGCTGCTGTCAGCTCTCGCTGCTTCTACGAGTCACATCGGACTAGTCGGGACGATTTCAACAAGTTTCAGTGAGCCTTTTACAATCGCTCGTCAGCTGATGTCTCTTGATCATATAAGCGGCGGGAGAGCGGGATGGAACGTAGTTACTTCTCCGCAAGAAGGGGCAGCGCGCAATCACAGCAGAGGATATCTTCCTCATCACAGCGAGCGATACGAAATTGCAAAAGAGCATCTCGATGCAGTAAAAGGACTGTGGGATTCATGGGAAGACGATGCTTTTATCTATCAAAAAGAAACCGGGCAGTTTTTTGATCCAAAGAAAATGCATACGCTTGGATTTAAAGGTAAACATTTTCAAGTTCAAGGGCCGTTAAATATTGCTCGTTCAAAGCAGGGACATCCGGTTGTGTTTCAAGCAGGTTCATCAGAAAGAGGAAGAGAATTCGGAGCAGAGAATGCCGATGCGATTTATACAAATGCACATACACTAGAAGAAGCGCGGGCATTCTATCAAGATATGAAAAATAGAGCAAAAAATCACGGAAGAAATCCCGAAGAGCTTCTCATTTTTCCAAGTATTGATTTAATTATAGGAGATAGCGAGGAAGATGTAGAAAGAAGATATAGAGAGCTTGCCGCTTTAATTCCAATTGATCATGCCATTACATATCTATCTCGTTTTTTTGATGACTACGACTTTCATCAATTTGACGTAGACGCACCGTTTCCAGAGTTAGGGGATATCGGAGCCAATGCCTTTCAAAGCACGACAAATAAAATTAAACAAGCGGCGGCTGCTCGCAAGTTAACGTTAAGACAAGTGGCGCTTGAAACAATATTGCCGCGTTCGCCGTTTTCAGGGACACCTGAACACGTTGCGGATGAAATGCAAAAATGGCATGAGCAAGAAGCAGCGGATGGATTTGTGCTTCGTCCTTTTATGAGCGAGACGTTTCATCAATTTGTGGAAAAAGTGGTGCCTATCTTACAGGAGCATGGGCTTTACGACACTTCATATGAAAGCGATACGCTGCGCGGAAATTTAAATCTCTCCGTTCCAGCCAATCGATATAGTCAAACAAAGGGGGAGTTTGTTTATGACAGTCAAATCAATCAGTGA
- the sfnG gene encoding dimethylsulfone monooxygenase SfnG has translation MSLQFAYWAPNVSGGLVISNIPQKTEWSFEANSRYARIAEQVGFDYVLLQTRFFASYGAENQLEAATLASALAATTKKINIITAVLPGLWHPGVFAKIISTIDHISSGRVSVNVVSGWFKGEFNGYGEPWLDHDERYRRSEEFINVLRELWKNETTTFKGDFYRLNDAPLKPKPLQPPKVFQGGNSKAAREMAGRVSDVYFMNGNSIENLKNQIEDVKANANGRDIQFGVNGFVIVRETEEKAKQVLKEIVLQADKEAVEGFESQVQFAGKASPQGEGMWANSSFENLVQYNDGFRTGLIGTPEQVANQIIELKKIGVDIILTGFLHYEEEIKTFGETIIPLVRQKEQELKEKAGAL, from the coding sequence ATGAGTTTGCAATTTGCTTATTGGGCTCCGAACGTAAGCGGAGGTCTTGTCATTTCCAACATTCCTCAAAAAACAGAGTGGTCATTTGAAGCGAACAGCCGGTATGCGCGAATTGCCGAGCAGGTGGGCTTTGATTATGTTCTCTTGCAAACTAGGTTTTTTGCAAGCTACGGAGCTGAAAATCAACTAGAAGCTGCGACTCTCGCTTCTGCTTTGGCCGCCACTACTAAAAAAATCAACATTATTACAGCAGTTCTTCCGGGGCTATGGCATCCCGGCGTATTTGCTAAAATTATTTCGACTATTGATCATATCAGCAGCGGACGCGTCTCAGTGAACGTTGTAAGCGGCTGGTTTAAAGGCGAATTTAACGGCTACGGCGAACCATGGCTAGATCATGATGAGCGCTACCGCCGTTCTGAAGAATTTATTAACGTGCTTCGAGAGCTATGGAAAAACGAAACGACTACGTTCAAAGGAGACTTTTACCGATTAAATGACGCACCGTTAAAACCAAAGCCTCTTCAGCCGCCAAAAGTATTTCAAGGAGGAAACTCTAAAGCAGCCCGTGAAATGGCAGGCCGAGTATCAGACGTTTATTTCATGAACGGCAACTCGATTGAAAACTTAAAAAACCAAATTGAAGATGTAAAAGCAAACGCAAACGGCCGTGATATTCAATTCGGTGTGAACGGGTTTGTCATTGTCCGTGAAACAGAAGAAAAAGCAAAACAAGTGCTAAAAGAAATTGTGCTACAAGCGGATAAAGAGGCCGTTGAAGGGTTTGAAAGTCAAGTGCAATTTGCGGGAAAAGCTTCTCCTCAAGGTGAAGGCATGTGGGCAAACTCTTCATTTGAAAACTTAGTTCAGTACAATGATGGCTTTCGAACTGGCCTTATCGGAACGCCCGAACAAGTCGCCAATCAAATTATCGAACTGAAAAAAATCGGCGTGGATATTATTTTGACAGGCTTTTTACATTATGAAGAAGAAATCAAAACGTTTGGCGAAACCATCATTCCGCTCGTAAGACAAAAAGAACAGGAGCTAAAAGAAAAAGCGGGCGCATTATAA
- a CDS encoding NAD(P)-dependent alcohol dehydrogenase — protein sequence MKAMVCTKYGKPDVLQLEEVEKPIPKENEILIKIHATTVTSGDCRVRSFNSPLLLWLPMRIVLGLRKPRKSILGVELAGEVEDVGKNVTRFKKGDQLFAMTGMKFGGYAEYICLPEKGTIAVKPENVTHEEAASISFGGTTALHFFRKGNIQAGQKVLIYGASGAVGTAAVQLASYYGAEVTGVCSAKNSELVKSLGADYVIDYQNEDFNKKEERYNLIFDAIGKITKNQCKGALALNGRFVSVEGQGIAKVQTEDLLLLKKLMEEGRIKSVIDRCYFLEQIPEAHEYVETGHKIGSVVVTLKNLKRESL from the coding sequence ATGAAAGCAATGGTATGTACAAAGTATGGTAAACCAGATGTTCTTCAGCTTGAAGAAGTGGAAAAGCCTATTCCAAAAGAGAATGAAATACTGATAAAAATTCATGCCACCACGGTCACATCGGGCGACTGCAGAGTGAGGAGCTTTAACAGTCCACTGCTGTTATGGCTTCCAATGCGAATAGTTTTAGGATTACGGAAGCCTAGAAAATCAATACTAGGCGTAGAGCTGGCCGGAGAAGTAGAGGACGTCGGAAAGAACGTAACGCGTTTCAAAAAAGGCGACCAGCTTTTTGCGATGACAGGCATGAAGTTCGGAGGATATGCGGAATATATCTGCTTACCAGAAAAGGGGACGATAGCCGTAAAGCCAGAGAATGTAACCCATGAAGAAGCCGCCTCTATTTCTTTCGGAGGCACGACGGCGCTGCATTTTTTTAGAAAAGGAAACATTCAAGCCGGGCAAAAAGTGCTTATCTACGGTGCTTCAGGTGCTGTAGGAACTGCCGCTGTACAGCTTGCGAGCTATTACGGAGCTGAAGTGACAGGCGTGTGCAGTGCTAAAAATAGTGAACTAGTAAAATCTTTAGGAGCAGATTACGTCATCGACTACCAAAACGAAGATTTTAATAAAAAAGAAGAAAGATATAATCTTATTTTTGATGCTATTGGAAAAATCACAAAAAATCAGTGCAAGGGAGCGTTAGCCTTAAATGGACGCTTTGTTTCAGTCGAAGGGCAAGGAATTGCCAAAGTGCAGACGGAAGATTTATTACTTCTTAAAAAGCTGATGGAAGAAGGGAGGATAAAATCAGTGATTGATAGATGCTACTTTTTAGAACAAATTCCAGAAGCTCATGAGTATGTAGAAACCGGACATAAAATAGGGAGTGTAGTTGTTACGTTAAAAAATTTAAAAAGAGAATCTCTATAG
- a CDS encoding ABC transporter ATP-binding protein, giving the protein MNILEATNIHKSYGNKFNRQEVLKGVDITIMKGEFVGIMGASGSGKTTLLNVLSSIDKINGGTIKIEGNEISRMKEKQLANFRKTHLGFIFQDYNLLDTLTVKENILLPLSVAKTPSAVAHKKFDALAKQLGIYELKDKYPSEISGGQKQRTSAARAFIHEPSMIFADEPTGALDSKAASDLLNKLTDLNDKRSASIVMVTHDPVAASYCSKVIFIKDGQIYTQLYKGDQTQKAFFDDIMKTQGVLGGVQHEH; this is encoded by the coding sequence ATGAACATATTAGAAGCAACTAATATTCATAAAAGCTACGGAAATAAATTTAATAGACAAGAAGTATTAAAAGGCGTAGACATTACGATTATGAAAGGAGAATTTGTAGGAATTATGGGCGCTTCAGGCTCAGGCAAGACGACTCTTCTGAACGTGCTTTCCTCCATTGATAAAATCAACGGCGGAACCATCAAAATCGAAGGAAATGAAATTAGCAGAATGAAAGAAAAGCAGTTAGCAAACTTCCGAAAAACACATTTAGGCTTTATTTTTCAAGACTATAACTTGCTCGATACGCTGACAGTGAAAGAAAATATCCTCTTGCCTCTTTCTGTTGCAAAAACTCCTTCAGCAGTAGCTCACAAAAAATTTGATGCGCTGGCCAAACAGCTCGGCATCTATGAGCTGAAAGACAAATATCCAAGTGAAATTTCCGGGGGACAAAAACAGCGTACTTCCGCTGCAAGAGCCTTTATTCATGAGCCAAGCATGATTTTTGCTGATGAACCCACAGGTGCTCTTGATTCAAAAGCAGCCAGCGATTTGTTAAACAAACTGACCGATCTTAATGACAAAAGAAGTGCAAGTATTGTGATGGTAACGCATGACCCAGTGGCAGCCAGCTATTGCAGCAAAGTCATTTTTATAAAAGACGGACAAATTTATACGCAGCTGTACAAAGGGGATCAAACGCAAAAAGCCTTTTTTGACGATATTATGAAAACTCAAGGCGTGCTAGGCGGAGTTCAACATGAACATTAA
- a CDS encoding acyl-CoA dehydrogenase family protein — protein sequence MSVEVSARPLYNQSTRAYYASIREKITSLVDEVIRPNAALTDEEGVFPRKNLEALIKAGWGNILVPKAYSGLELDHVAFAIVAEEIAKACASTALVYVMHVGAIQTITLYGNDDQKKRWLQPIDQGLIGTYSTSEKASGGHWWYNFSQAQRNGEDYVVNADKSFTTSAGQADFYIVQTRSPEAQEATDISFFIVDGKSDGITASPWEALGVRGNHSGPISYKNVHVPKEDLLGSEETGKEIVLNGVSPIYLIGLGSAWLGVAEHALELAVNHATRTIHRDFNNQLSDYQVIRQQIAEAKVLIESTKPWQIDLAEQLDILQAEQKAQGVLTLPLTEFKVHASEVANKATRIALDVSGGYGYKKGPIERLFRDARAGIAMGPSNNIAREWIGKNLVGLPLELWIKGGE from the coding sequence ATGTCAGTCGAAGTTTCTGCACGTCCTTTATACAATCAATCAACGCGCGCTTATTACGCGTCCATCCGCGAGAAAATCACTTCTCTTGTAGATGAAGTGATCCGGCCTAATGCAGCCCTTACAGATGAAGAAGGCGTTTTTCCACGAAAAAATTTAGAAGCGCTTATTAAAGCCGGCTGGGGAAACATTCTTGTACCAAAGGCATACAGCGGCTTAGAACTTGATCACGTGGCTTTTGCGATTGTAGCTGAAGAAATTGCAAAAGCTTGTGCTTCCACTGCTTTGGTTTACGTGATGCATGTCGGAGCAATTCAAACTATTACGCTGTACGGAAACGACGATCAAAAGAAACGCTGGTTGCAACCAATTGACCAAGGACTGATTGGTACGTACTCTACAAGTGAAAAAGCCTCAGGAGGACACTGGTGGTACAACTTCAGTCAAGCGCAGCGAAATGGCGAAGATTATGTAGTTAATGCTGACAAATCCTTTACTACGAGCGCCGGGCAAGCTGATTTTTATATCGTCCAAACACGCAGTCCTGAAGCACAAGAAGCAACGGATATTAGCTTTTTTATTGTAGATGGAAAATCAGACGGCATCACCGCAAGTCCATGGGAAGCGCTGGGCGTTCGCGGCAATCACAGCGGTCCGATTTCTTATAAAAATGTACACGTGCCAAAAGAAGATCTTCTAGGCAGTGAAGAAACAGGGAAAGAAATCGTCTTAAACGGCGTTTCCCCTATTTATTTAATTGGCCTTGGTTCTGCTTGGCTTGGCGTAGCGGAACATGCGCTAGAGCTTGCGGTTAACCATGCAACGCGAACGATTCACCGCGATTTTAATAACCAGCTTAGCGACTATCAAGTCATTCGCCAGCAGATTGCCGAAGCAAAAGTCCTCATTGAAAGCACCAAACCATGGCAAATTGACTTGGCAGAACAGCTTGATATTTTACAAGCTGAACAAAAAGCACAGGGTGTTCTTACCCTTCCGCTGACTGAATTTAAAGTTCATGCTTCAGAAGTAGCCAACAAAGCAACGCGAATTGCATTGGATGTAAGCGGCGGATACGGCTATAAAAAAGGCCCTATTGAACGCTTGTTTCGAGATGCCAGAGCGGGCATTGCTATGGGTCCTTCTAATAATATTGCCAGAGAATGGATCGGAAAGAATCTTGTAGGACTTCCGCTTGAACTTTGGATTAAAGGAGGAGAGTAA
- a CDS encoding ABC transporter permease, whose product MNINQLIFRNFKKNVKNYYLYVFALMFSAALYFAFVTLQYDPALDATKGSIKGGAAVRAASVLLVAIVSIFLLYANTIFIKRRSKEIGLFQLIGMTKTRIFRILTAENFMLYFSSLIVGILIGFSFSKVIIMILFKITDTKGIAKLHFSEEALIQTLIVFGAIYLLIMTMNYLFIKRQTILALFRVTSSTEGKTKKISILEIIIGILGIIFIASGYYISAKLFDGSFTSMNALAIAMISILALVIIGTYLFYKGSVRFLLNLMRKSKNGYLTINDVLSLSSIMFRMKSNALLLTVITTVSALAIGFLCLSYISYYSAEKSAGDYVPNDFAINNSKDAASFKAALDRKKIAYTEKKIDVIQVKANVKNILENDLESPMVDSSAMTIPMISEKSVSGVDVAPNETLFTGYNNMLQKTMAFKDSGRIELKGKQKVIPQKFVGLNRKFLLPIYFTGGGLPTAIVDNSIFNKFKQDADPSIQKESSLYTGIDISKEDDLPKANELFGEMKFSDNSLNNSRIEMAASQKQNMGLIMFIVAFLGLAFLITSGCILYFKQMDESEDEKPNYTILRKLGFTEQDLLKGIKIKQLFNFGIPLIVGLLHSYFAVQSGWFLFGTEVWTPMIIVMIVYTALYSIFGILSVLYYKKIIKEAL is encoded by the coding sequence ATGAACATTAATCAGCTGATTTTCCGAAACTTCAAAAAGAATGTAAAAAACTATTATTTATACGTTTTTGCGCTGATGTTCAGCGCAGCTTTATATTTTGCTTTTGTAACGCTGCAGTATGATCCGGCTCTTGATGCAACCAAAGGTTCCATTAAAGGAGGCGCAGCGGTTCGGGCCGCTTCTGTTTTACTTGTAGCCATCGTTTCTATCTTTCTATTATATGCAAATACGATTTTTATTAAGCGGCGCAGTAAAGAAATTGGCTTATTTCAGCTAATTGGCATGACCAAAACAAGAATTTTCCGTATTTTGACCGCTGAAAATTTTATGCTGTACTTTAGCTCGCTGATTGTCGGCATTTTAATTGGGTTTTCGTTTTCAAAAGTAATCATTATGATTTTATTTAAAATTACGGACACCAAAGGTATCGCAAAACTTCATTTTTCTGAAGAAGCCTTGATTCAAACGCTGATTGTGTTCGGCGCTATTTATTTGCTGATTATGACGATGAACTATCTTTTTATTAAAAGACAGACCATTTTGGCTTTATTCCGAGTTACTTCATCGACAGAAGGCAAAACAAAAAAAATCAGTATACTTGAAATTATTATTGGAATTCTTGGCATTATTTTTATCGCTTCAGGCTATTATATTTCTGCCAAGTTGTTTGATGGATCTTTTACAAGCATGAATGCTTTAGCAATCGCCATGATATCTATTTTAGCTTTAGTTATCATAGGTACTTACTTGTTTTATAAAGGCTCCGTTCGTTTTCTATTAAATCTCATGCGAAAAAGCAAAAATGGCTACTTGACGATTAACGACGTATTATCTCTTTCTTCCATTATGTTTCGGATGAAATCAAACGCGTTATTACTAACGGTTATTACGACTGTATCCGCTCTTGCTATCGGTTTTTTATGCTTGAGCTACATTTCCTATTACTCTGCTGAAAAGTCGGCCGGAGATTATGTACCTAATGATTTTGCTATCAATAATTCAAAAGACGCTGCTTCGTTTAAAGCCGCGCTGGATCGAAAGAAAATAGCCTACACGGAAAAAAAGATCGACGTCATCCAAGTAAAAGCAAACGTAAAAAACATTCTAGAAAATGATTTGGAAAGTCCAATGGTGGACTCGTCCGCTATGACGATTCCAATGATTAGTGAAAAATCCGTTAGTGGTGTAGATGTAGCTCCAAACGAAACCTTGTTTACCGGCTATAATAATATGCTTCAAAAAACAATGGCCTTTAAAGATTCAGGGCGTATTGAGCTAAAAGGTAAGCAAAAAGTAATTCCACAAAAGTTTGTAGGATTAAATCGAAAGTTTCTTCTACCTATTTATTTTACAGGAGGCGGTTTACCTACTGCGATTGTTGATAATTCCATATTTAATAAGTTTAAACAAGACGCAGATCCTTCTATTCAAAAAGAATCTTCTCTCTACACTGGAATAGATATATCAAAAGAAGATGACCTACCAAAAGCAAATGAGCTTTTCGGAGAGATGAAATTCAGCGATAATAGCTTAAATAACTCACGTATAGAAATGGCAGCGAGTCAAAAACAAAATATGGGTCTAATCATGTTCATTGTTGCTTTTCTAGGACTGGCATTTTTAATTACATCGGGCTGCATTCTTTATTTTAAACAAATGGACGAAAGTGAAGATGAAAAGCCGAACTATACAATTCTTAGAAAGCTCGGCTTCACCGAACAAGATTTATTAAAAGGCATTAAAATAAAGCAGCTCTTTAATTTCGGCATACCTTTAATCGTAGGCTTGCTTCACAGCTATTTTGCCGTGCAATCCGGCTGGTTCTTGTTTGGAACGGAGGTTTGGACACCAATGATTATTGTCATGATTGTCTATACGGCACTCTACTCTATCTTTGGTATTTTATCTGTTCTTTACTATAAAAAAATTATTAAAGAAGCTCTTTAA
- a CDS encoding sensor histidine kinase, translating to MIKLFIRERLSWILFFFMMHLFMLFIAYIDSSIPVSSILYIVFISSIVFLIFCVFRYHKETKFYQGLKDEEDFFDSSTLSHPLRPFEKIVQRNLMQQLEQAKKDGVQTQLYVTQEKDELLAWIHEIKTPLTAMHLIIERLENREVKANLTFEWLRIHFLLDQQLHQKRIFFIQNDMYIEHLDLESLIFTEIKTLQAWCMQKNIGFDVDLQAERVLCDAKWLSFIMRQLLTNAVKYSEESDVMIRSYEHRGQVYIEVKDNGRGISPQDMPRIFEKGFTSTTQHEDGRATGMGLYLAQKAAHALSIHIGVQSALNEGTTFTLAFPKSNDFVDMKSM from the coding sequence ATGATTAAACTCTTTATTCGCGAGCGTCTAAGCTGGATTCTTTTCTTTTTTATGATGCATCTTTTTATGCTTTTTATCGCTTATATTGATAGCTCCATTCCTGTGTCTTCGATTCTTTATATCGTGTTTATATCATCAATTGTCTTTCTTATTTTTTGCGTCTTCCGCTATCATAAAGAAACGAAATTTTATCAAGGGTTAAAAGATGAAGAGGATTTCTTTGATTCTTCTACTCTTTCTCATCCGCTGCGCCCCTTTGAAAAGATTGTTCAGCGAAATCTGATGCAACAATTAGAACAAGCGAAAAAAGATGGCGTGCAGACTCAGCTGTACGTGACGCAGGAAAAAGATGAACTGTTAGCTTGGATTCACGAAATTAAAACGCCGTTAACTGCGATGCATTTAATAATTGAACGCTTAGAAAATCGAGAAGTTAAAGCAAACTTGACGTTCGAGTGGCTACGTATTCATTTTTTACTTGATCAACAGCTGCATCAAAAGCGCATTTTCTTTATCCAAAATGATATGTATATTGAACATCTGGATTTAGAGTCCCTTATTTTCACTGAAATCAAAACGCTGCAAGCTTGGTGCATGCAAAAAAATATTGGGTTTGATGTGGACCTACAGGCAGAACGTGTACTGTGTGATGCAAAGTGGCTTTCGTTTATTATGAGACAGCTGTTAACAAACGCAGTTAAGTACAGTGAAGAATCTGATGTGATGATTAGAAGCTACGAGCACCGCGGTCAAGTATACATCGAGGTAAAAGATAACGGACGGGGCATTTCTCCTCAAGATATGCCGCGCATTTTTGAGAAAGGTTTCACCTCAACTACGCAGCATGAAGACGGCCGCGCTACAGGCATGGGTCTGTATCTCGCTCAAAAAGCGGCGCACGCTCTTTCGATTCATATTGGCGTGCAGTCTGCTCTTAATGAAGGCACAACTTTTACACTTGCCTTTCCTAAATCAAATGATTTTGTGGATATGAAAAGCATGTGA
- a CDS encoding M20 family metallopeptidase, with product MTVKSISEYSVTESLKKQVIEWRRHFHRYPELSFQEHRTAQYVEDTLRSFGSFIITRPTPTSVVARLIGKEQGKVVAIRADMDALPIEEENTFAFASVHKGVMHACGHDGHTAILLGVASVLSQLGNEFKGEIRLIFQHAEELLPGGAQELVKEGVVEGVDYVIGTHLNSGLPVGEIGVLAGPMMASPDTFNISIKGKGGHAAAPHEAVDAIVVGAQIVTNLQTIVSRTTNPIDKLVVSVTQFHGGTTHNVLPDKVELNGTVRSFDAALREKVPAQIDRIVKGLTEAYGAEYTFTYEKGYHPVINSKEITRLIEETAIEEYGKERVKTLSPKMGGEDFSAYLQETEGAFFNIGARNEEEGIVYPHHHPKFTVDEDSLEIGVKMFLRITEKLLAR from the coding sequence ATGACAGTCAAATCAATCAGTGAATACAGCGTCACAGAAAGCTTAAAGAAGCAGGTAATTGAGTGGAGAAGACATTTTCATCGCTATCCTGAATTATCGTTTCAAGAGCATCGAACGGCTCAGTACGTTGAAGATACGCTTCGTTCGTTTGGAAGCTTTATCATTACGCGTCCTACACCAACAAGCGTGGTGGCTAGATTAATAGGAAAAGAGCAGGGGAAAGTAGTTGCGATTCGAGCGGATATGGACGCGCTGCCGATTGAAGAAGAAAACACGTTTGCATTTGCTTCTGTTCATAAAGGCGTGATGCATGCATGCGGACATGACGGTCACACGGCTATTTTATTAGGAGTAGCTTCTGTTCTTTCTCAGTTAGGAAATGAATTTAAAGGAGAAATTCGCTTGATTTTTCAACACGCAGAAGAGCTGCTGCCGGGAGGAGCGCAGGAGCTTGTGAAAGAAGGCGTGGTGGAAGGGGTGGATTACGTAATTGGTACGCATTTGAATTCTGGTCTTCCCGTCGGAGAAATCGGCGTGCTTGCAGGTCCTATGATGGCTTCGCCTGACACGTTTAACATATCGATTAAAGGAAAAGGAGGACACGCCGCAGCGCCTCATGAAGCAGTTGATGCTATCGTTGTAGGAGCGCAAATTGTGACAAACCTTCAAACGATTGTTTCAAGAACGACGAATCCAATCGATAAATTAGTCGTATCGGTTACACAATTCCACGGTGGAACTACGCACAACGTACTTCCTGATAAAGTGGAGCTGAACGGAACCGTTCGCAGCTTTGACGCGGCTCTGCGAGAAAAAGTTCCGGCACAAATTGACCGTATCGTCAAAGGACTAACAGAAGCCTACGGTGCAGAGTACACCTTCACATATGAAAAAGGCTATCATCCTGTCATTAACTCTAAAGAAATTACGCGTTTAATTGAAGAAACAGCTATCGAAGAATATGGAAAAGAACGGGTTAAAACGCTGTCTCCTAAAATGGGAGGAGAAGATTTTTCAGCTTACCTGCAGGAAACGGAAGGGGCGTTTTTTAACATTGGAGCACGAAATGAAGAAGAAGGCATCGTATACCCTCATCATCATCCGAAGTTTACGGTAGATGAAGACTCGCTTGAAATTGGCGTAAAGATGTTTTTGCGCATAACAGAAAAGCTGTTGGCTCGTTAA